The Dioscorea cayenensis subsp. rotundata cultivar TDr96_F1 chromosome 21, TDr96_F1_v2_PseudoChromosome.rev07_lg8_w22 25.fasta, whole genome shotgun sequence genome includes a region encoding these proteins:
- the LOC120252590 gene encoding uncharacterized protein LOC120252590: TAASARKKRQGVIDFEALSKHGYKGGPSILKVPDRKADDKEQDWSWSTGRKNNEDNKTSEESFEERERTRAAANQQENLQIVTANLQAKQIEREKKSQSYSQKEKRKRDLGQASRGKNYVEEEKRVLRESGIYSGFDA; this comes from the coding sequence ACAGCTGCTAGTGCAAGGAAGAAGAGGCAAGGTGTAATTGATTTTGAAGCTTTAAGCAAGCATGGTTACAAAGGAGGGCCTTCGATTTTAAAGGTTCCAGACAGAAAGGCGGATGACAAGGAGCAAGACTGGTCCTGGTCGACTGGCAGGAAGAACAATGAAGACAATAAAACCTCAGAGGAGTCCTTTGAAGAGCGGGAGCGGACTCGAGCTGCTGCAAATCAGCAGGAGAACCTTCAAATTGTCACAGCCAATTTGCAGGCGAAGCAGAttgagagggagaagaagagcCAGTCTTACTCGCagaaggagaagaggaagagggaTCTTGGTCAGGCAAGCAGAGGAAAGAACTATGTTGAGGAAGAGAAGAGGGTACTCAGGGAAAGTGGTATATACTCAGGTTTCGACGCATGA
- the LOC120252591 gene encoding protein RDM1-like, which produces MSWSLKPDSLERREMYQDFMKSIPIPTCRRSVIPFTSWQGLGGSVKALYGQPLHYLTNKLLIEWDHSRVGSNDMCQPLDTIIHPLKAEALIWVTEEVHRLTTSPQYLASLWTSNLMYHAHIDPIFP; this is translated from the exons ATGAGCTGGAGCCTCAAGCCTGACAGCTTAG AAAGGCGGGAGATGTATCAGGACTTTATGAAGAGCATCCCGATTCCTACTTGCCGGCGTTCTGTCATTCCATTTACATCATGGCAGGGTTTAGGTGGATCGGTGAAGGCATTATATGGGCAGCCATTGCACTATCTCACTAATAAGCTCCTTATAGAATGGGACCATTCAAGGGTTGGGAGCAATGATATGTGTCAGCCATTGGATACCATCATCCATCCGCTGAAGGCTGAGGCCCTCATTTGGGTCACTGAAGAAGTCCACAGGCTGACAACCTCCCCCCAATATTTAGCTAGTCTCTGGACCTCCAATCTCATGTACCATGCCCACATCGACCCAATTTTCCCATGA